In the Solanum pennellii chromosome 5, SPENNV200 genome, one interval contains:
- the LOC107018912 gene encoding nudix hydrolase 25, with amino-acid sequence MENLPCGYRPNVGICLINHDHLVFVASRLNVPGAWQMPQGGIEDGEDPKSAAIRELREETGITSAEIIAEVPQWLTYDFPPAVKAKVNRLWGGEWHGQAQKWFLMLSTNAESEINLATGEAEAEFSEWKWARPEEVIEQAVDYKRPTYEEVVRTFQSYLNDGSKAAKCQSTKW; translated from the exons atggAGAATCTCCCTTGTGGTTATCGTCCCAACGTAGGAATTTGTCTCATCAATCATGATCATTTG GTCTTTGTGGCTTCCAGATTGAATGTACCCGGAGCATGGCAAATGCCACAG GGGGGCATTGAAGATGGAGAGGACCCAAAATCTGCTGCCATTAGGGAATTGCGAGAGGAAACTGGAATAACATCAGCTGAAATAATTGCAGAG GTCCCACAATGGTTGACGTATGACTTCCCACCAGCCGTAAAGGCCAAAGTAAACCGTCTTTGGGGAGGAGAATGGCATGGACAGGCACAGAAATG GTTTCTTATGCTATCTACCAATGCTGAAAGTGAAATCAACTTAGCAACTGGTGAAGCAGAAGCAGAATTCTCAGAGTGGAAGTGGGCAAGACCAGAAGAAGTAATTGAGCAG GCTGTAGACTACAAGAGGCCAACGTATGAGGAGGTTGTTAGGACTTTTCAGTCTTACCTCAATGATGGTAGCAAAGCTGCTAAATGCCAATCAACGAAATGGTGA
- the LOC107018483 gene encoding 60S ribosomal protein L31-like: MSDKTKGRKEEVVTREYTINLHKRLHGCTFKKKAPTAIKEIRKFAVKAMGTKDVRVDVKLNKHIWSRGIRSVPRRVRVRIARKRNDDEDAKEELYSLVTVTEIPPEGLKGLGTKIIEDED, translated from the exons ATGTCGGACAAAACCAAAGGAAGAAAAGAGGAAGTGGTTACCAGGGAGTACACCATCAACCTCCACAAGCGCTTGCATGGCTG TACATTCAAAAAGAAGGCCCCCACAGCCATCAAGGAGATCCGGAAGTTTGCAGTGAAAGCTATGGGCACAAAGGATGTCAGAGTGGACGTGAAGTTGAACAAGCACATCTGGAGCAGAGGTATCCGAAGTGTCCCAAGAAGAGTCAGAGTTCGTATTGCTCGCAAGAGAAATGATGACGAAGATGCAAAGGAAGAGCTCTACTCTTTGGTTACTGTAACTGAGATCCCACCAGAGGGATTGAAGGGACTTGGCACCAAGATCATTGAGGATGAAGATTAA